DNA from Natrinema amylolyticum:
CTTGACGAAGCCGAACGAAACGACGAACGAACCGATGACCAAGAACGACTCGACGCCGAGTACGTCCTCACCTAAGATGGGCACGACGGTCCGCTCGGACCCGATCGTCAGACCGGTCGCGAACACCAGCAAGACGTGTAGCGAGAACTGTCCGAGGTGTTCGCGAATTCCCTGTTTCAGTGTCGATCGCTCACTCATCGGTTATTCGGCAGCACAGCGGTTGGGGCCCAGTTCGAGTTCGGACAGTTCCTCGTCGGGGACATCCTCCTTCCCGACGTTCGTGCGCTTGACGCGCTCGAAGTTCGGCGGATGGTCCGGAATGTCCGAGGCGAGCGTCTCGACGAACTCCTCGCGGTCGCGTTCGAGGTCCGCGTTCCGTTCTCGAAGCTCGCTTAACGTCGCGGTCACCGGCGGCTCGGGCGATCCGGGATCGTGTGCCGGGAGGACGACTGTATCGTCCGACCGATCCAGAAGACGCTGGAGGCTCTCGTAGAGCGTCGCGGCGTTCCCCTCGACGTCGGAATCTTCGATACCGGCTTCGACGCCGAGCTCGACGCGGCCGACGCTCTCGTGGAAGAGCGTATCGCCCGTGAGCAGGGCCTCGCCCTCGAGATCGAACGAGACGCTGCCCTCGCTGTGTCCGGGCGTGTGGATGACCTCGACGTCGATCGATCCGATCGCGATCGAATCTCCGTCTTCGATCGGAGTCGCGTCGATAGCGAGCGCGTCCGTCGGATGGAGGTAGTACGGAACGTCGCGTTGCTCGGCGAGTTCCGCACCGCCGGAGACGTGGTCGGCGTGGGCGTGTGTATCGAAGACACCGACGAGTTCGGCGCCGTGGGCGTCGATAATTTCGTCGTACTCCTCGAGGTAGTGGGAGGGGTCGAACACGGCGGCTTCACCGTCCGAAAGAAGGACGTGAGAGAGGCATCCCTTCCCCGGACGGGCGACCTGGACGAGCGTTCCGTCGAGATCGGCCGGGACGGGTGCGCTCCGGTGAACGCGACTCCACCCGTTCATGCCGTCGGCGAGCGTTCTGGCGTCGTATCCCATCTCTCGCAGGACCTCCGCTGCGGTCCGTGAGACGACCCCTGCGGTGCAGACGGTGACGATCTCGCGGTCGTCCGGGAGATCCTCGAGATCGTCTTTCGCCGTCTCCGGATCGTCGATCAGTTCGTCGTAGACATCGACGTTGACGCTGTCCGGAACGTGCCACTCCTCGTACTCGTCTCGGTGGCGAATATCGAGGACGAGGACGTCCCCACTCTCGTCTTCGCCGTCCCGCAACCGATCACTGAGTTCCGTCGGGCTGATTTCCGTCATCGATTATTCGTACGAACGGTACCGGAATAGAGGTGGTGCGGGACATGACCGGCACCGTTAATCATCTCGAGACCGAACGATGGTGTATGAGTCTCTTCGAGGCCTCATTTCGGTTGAAACACGAGTGTCCGTACCGAGAGATCTCGGAACGCTATCCGGACCTCACTATTCGAGAGTGGTATCTGAGCGACTGTCAGGTGCTCGAAATCACCTCCGCGGAGGCACCGACCGACGACCTGCTCGAGGAGATCAACGGGATCGGAACGGTCCTCCAC
Protein-coding regions in this window:
- a CDS encoding MBL fold metallo-hydrolase — translated: MTEISPTELSDRLRDGEDESGDVLVLDIRHRDEYEEWHVPDSVNVDVYDELIDDPETAKDDLEDLPDDREIVTVCTAGVVSRTAAEVLREMGYDARTLADGMNGWSRVHRSAPVPADLDGTLVQVARPGKGCLSHVLLSDGEAAVFDPSHYLEEYDEIIDAHGAELVGVFDTHAHADHVSGGAELAEQRDVPYYLHPTDALAIDATPIEDGDSIAIGSIDVEVIHTPGHSEGSVSFDLEGEALLTGDTLFHESVGRVELGVEAGIEDSDVEGNAATLYESLQRLLDRSDDTVVLPAHDPGSPEPPVTATLSELRERNADLERDREEFVETLASDIPDHPPNFERVKRTNVGKEDVPDEELSELELGPNRCAAE